The following proteins are encoded in a genomic region of Cygnus olor isolate bCygOlo1 chromosome 11, bCygOlo1.pri.v2, whole genome shotgun sequence:
- the SELENOS gene encoding selenoprotein S: MELGGGGAGDGGTGLERGGGGAELLRHAVGSLLSNYGWYILLACVAVYVIVQKISQSLAARPGGRSGAVDAADIEPDLVVRRQEALAAARLRMQEELNAQAERYKEKQRQLEEEKRRQKIAMWESMQEGKSYKGNLKLSQQEVESGASTSSAVPKSKPNKKPLRGGGYNPLSGEGGGTCSWRPGRRGPSAGG, encoded by the exons ATGGAgctggggggcggcggggccggggatGGCGGAACGGGGCtggagcggggcgggggcggcgccgAGCTACTGCGGCACGCGG TGGGCTCGCTGCTGTCCAACTACGGCTGGTACATCCTTCTGGCCTGCGTCGCCGTCTATGTCATCGTCCAGAAGATATCCCAAAGCCTGGCCGCCAGGCCGGGCGGCCGGTCAGGAGCGGTTGATGCAGCAGATATTG AGCCCGACCTGGTGGTAAGGAGGCAGGAAGCTTTGGCAGCAGCACGCCTCAGGATGCAAGAGGAGTTGAATGCACAAGCAgaaagatacaaagaaaaacaaagacag CTTGAAGAAGAGAAGCGAAGGCAGAAGATAGCAATGTGGGAAAGcatgcaagaaggaaaaagttaCAAAGGAAACCTGAAACTGAGTCAG CAAGAAGTAGAATCCGGTGCCTCCACCTCATCAGCAGTCCCGAAAtctaaaccaaacaaaaagcctttgaGAGGAGGTG GCTATAACCCCCTGTCTGGAGAAGGAGGCGGAACGTGTTCCTGGAGACCAGGCCGCAGGGGCCCGTCAGCAGGTGGATGA
- the SNRPA1 gene encoding U2 small nuclear ribonucleoprotein A', which produces MVKLTAELIEQAAQYTNAVRDRELDLRGYKIPVIENLGATLDQFDAIDFSDNEIRKLDGFPLLRRLKTLLMNNNRICRIGEGLEQALPSLTELVLTNNNIAELGELDPLSSIKSLTYLSILRNPVTNKKHYRLYVIHKVPQVRVLDFQKVKLKERQEAEKMFKGKRGAQLAKDIARRTKTFNPGAGLPTDKKKTGPSPGDVEAIKTAIANASTLAEVERLKGLLQAGQIPGRERKPGPAEDAEEEMEEDAVPNGS; this is translated from the exons ATGGTGAAGCTCACGGCGGAGCTGATCGAGCAGGCGGCGCAGTACACCAACGCCGTCCGGGACCGAGAGCTCGACCTGCGCG GCTATAAAATCCCCGTTATCGAGAATTTAGGCGCCACTTTGGACCAGTTCGATGCGATCGATTTCTCTGACAACGAGATCCGTAAGCTGGACGGGTTCCCCCTGCTGAGGAGGCTGAAAACCCTCCTGATGAATAACAACAGGATTTG TCGGATCGGTGAGGGACTTGAGCAGGCTCTGCCCAGCCTCACGGAGCTCGTTCTTACCAACAATAACATTGCCGAATTG GGTGAACTGGATCCATTATCAAGTATTAAATCATTGACGTATCTGAG CATTTTAAGGAACCCTGTAACAAATAAGAAGCATTACAGACTGTATGTAATCCACAAAGTTCCTCAAGTCAGAGTACTggattttcagaaagtaaaactCAAA GAGCGACAGGAGGCAGAGAAAATGTTCAAGGGCAAACGGGGTGCACAGCTTGCAAAGGATATTGCCAGGAGAACAAAAAC cttCAATCCAGGCGCAGGTCTGCCAAcggacaaaaagaaaactgggcCCTCCCCAGGTGATGTCGAGGCAATTAAG ACTGCCATAGCAAATGCCTCGACTTTGGCTGAAGTGGAGAGGCTGAAAGGCTTGCTGCAGGCTGGTCAGATACCCGGCAGGGAGCGAAAACCAG GGCCGGCCGAGGACGCcgaggaggagatggaggaagaCGCCGTCCCCAACGGCTCCTAG